The following proteins come from a genomic window of Lycium ferocissimum isolate CSIRO_LF1 chromosome 4, AGI_CSIRO_Lferr_CH_V1, whole genome shotgun sequence:
- the LOC132053470 gene encoding uncharacterized protein LOC132053470 — protein MCSSKKQGGVVDISPQTPSHINGRPVFQPYSNRDPLLERHNSHKKSTNFKISSPSSTTNNNSAAKVKNSVLTTRPISPKIKSPRQQTSSEKIVTPKKSPSFKISTPPVSPKIKSPRQQTSSEKILTPKKSPSFKISTPPVSPKIKSPRQQTSSEKIVTPKKSPNLQISTPPISPKIKSPRQQVSKKVNTSCEKIVTTKKGNADSTILVKDSCKKDSSFMILEVAGSIAAARREQVANMQVQRKKKIAHYGRTNSVKLVTPLDSSNNSSFKEGKRCSFITPNSDPVYIAYHDEEWGVPVHDDNLLFELLVLTVAQVGSDWTLVLKKRQDFRDAFSGFDPEIVAKYNEKKINSTSTEYSIEMSQVRGVVDNSKRILEIKKQFGSFQKYLWGFVSNKPIATQYKACNKIPVKTSKSETMSKDMVKRGFRYVGPTVIHSFMQAVGLTNDHLLTCPRHVQCAALATHPPIAL, from the exons ATGTGTTCTTCCAAGAAACAAGGaggggttgttgatatttccccACAAACACCCTCTCATATCAATGGACGCCCTGTTTTTCAACCATACAGCAATAGAGACCCTCTCTTGGAACGCCACAATTCCCACAAAAAATCAACAAATTTCAAgatttcttctccttcttcaacAACAAATAACAATAGTGCTgcaaaagtgaaaaattcagTACTAACAACTCGTCCTATCTCTCCTAAAATCAAGTCCCCTAGACAACAAACAAGCAGTGAGAAAATTGTGACACCTAAAAAGTCACCTAGTTTCAAGATTTCAACTCCTCCTGTTTCTCCTAAAATTAAGTCCCCTAGACAACAAACAAGTAGTGAGAAAATTTTGACACCTAAAAAGTCACCTAGTTTCAAGATTTCAACTCCTCCCGTTTCTCCTAAAATTAAGTCCCCTAGACAACAAACAAGTAGTGAGAAAATTGTGACACCTAAAAAGTCACCTAATTTACAGATTTCAACTCCTCCCATTTCTCCTAAAATCAAGTCCCCTAGACAACAAGTTAGCAAGAAAGTGAATACAAGTTGTGAGAAAATTGTGACAACTAAAAAAGGAAATGCTGATTCTACAATCTTGGTGAAGGATTCTTGTAAAAAAGACTCTTCCTTTATGATTCTTGAAGTTGCTGGAAGCATCGCAGCAGCAAGAAGGGAACAAGTTGCCAACATGCAAGtgcaaagaaaaaagaaaattgcaCATTATGGAAGAACTAATTCTGTCAAATTAGTCACTCCACTTGATTCTTCCAATAATTCAAGTTTTAAAGAGGGCAAAAGATGCAGCTTTATCACACCTAATTCTG ACCCTGTTTATATTGCATACCATGATGAAGAATGGGGAGTTCCTGTCCATGATGATAA TCTGCTATTTGAATTGTTGGTATTAACTGTGGCTCAAGTTGGATCAGACTGGACTTTAGTGTTAAAGAAAAGGCAAGATTTTAG GGATGCCTTTTCAGGATTTGATCCAGAAATTGTTGCAAAATACAATGAAAAGAAGATAAATTCAACAAGTACTGAATATAGCATTGAGATGAGCCAGGTCCGAGGGGTTGTTGACAATTCTAAAAGAATTTTAGAG ATCAAGAAACAATTCGGGTCGTTCCAAAAGTACTTGTGGGGATTTGTGAGCAACAAGCCCATTGCAACACAATACAAGGCCTGCAACAAAATTCCAGTAAAGACATCAAAATCAGAAACAATGAGCAAAGATATGGTGAAAAGAGGATTCAGATATGTTGGCCCAACTGTTATACACTCCTTCATGCAGGCAGTTGGGCTTACTAATGACCACCTATTAACCTGCCCAAGACATGTCCAATGTGCTGCCTTGGCAACTCATCCACCTATTGCTCTATGA